The following are encoded together in the Lytechinus variegatus isolate NC3 chromosome 19, Lvar_3.0, whole genome shotgun sequence genome:
- the LOC121405841 gene encoding vicilin-like seed storage protein At2g18540: MDPFRVLLYILTFLIYVIGPISSYRLCGRELADALAVVCKGRGYYIDDSEIAQKDSPIVPRHVASSFLGSSSASAHSRQRRRVRSGQIVNECCDNECSNNIMESYCNKRTPEVPSESAISEIPSGDRTEDSTVRTNDQSTERRTDDTDDATNLEVPSPDADAPDATATSDVERPLPEETTAVEKPKKKDNGRGKNSSSESSTKKNRTSKGMSKEERRRIASEERKASRERKKELSRERRRRLKLQQRKDKKKKKRLESAERNRGTDHMGLSEDSTLLAREPLGIDVRKRFHHTPRSSREQASTATHTSDDDPATSRQERRRTQARLSSRERKLHRTTTATAREESQRDRRNVLQRLTGIFL, translated from the exons ATGGACCCGTTCAGGGTACTTCTATATATCCTCACCTTCCTAATATATGTGATAGGACCCATCTCATCGTATCGCCTCTGTGGGCGGGAACTGGCTGATGCTCTAGCGGTCGTGTGCAAAGGGCGTGGTTACTATATCGACGATTCAGAAATTGCACAAAAAG ATTCGCCGATTGTACCGCGTCATGTCGCTTCAAGTTTTTTGGGTTCATCCAGCGCATCGGCCCACAGTCGACAGCGACGACGGGTTCGGTCAGGGCAGATCGTCAACGAATGCTGCGATAACGAGTGCTCAAACAACATCATGGAAAGTTATTGTAACAAAAGAACACCTGAGGTGCCTTCCGAGAGCGCCATTTCTGAAATTCCTTCAGGAGACAGAACTGAAGACTCCACAGTGCGCACAAATGACCAATCGACGGAGAGGCGGACGGACGACACAGATGACGCGACGAACCTCGAAGTGCCGAGCCCGGACGCGGACGCCCCCGACGCGACCGCGACGTCGGACGTTGAGCGACCGCTTCCAGAGGAAACAACCGCGGTCGAAAAGCCgaagaaaaaagacaatggTAGAGGCAAAAACTCCTCTTCAGAATCATCAACGAAAAAGAACAGGACTTCTAAAGGCATGAGTAAAGAGGAGCGGCGGCGGATTGCAAGTGAAGAAAGAAAAGCGAgtagggaaagaaagaaggaactCAGTCGGGAGAGGAGAAGGCGGTTGAAACTGCAGCAGAGgaaagacaaaaagaagaagaagcggTTGGAATCCGCTGAAAGGAACAGGGGGACGGACCATATGGGGCTGAGCGAAGATTCGACGCTATTGGCCAGGGAACCCTTAGGTATTGAT GTTAGAAAGCGCTTCCATCACACGCCACGGTCATCGAGAGAGCAAGCCTCAACCGCTACGCATACGTCCGATGACGACCCTGCAACGTCGCGGCAAGAGCGTCGCCGAACGCAGGCTCGCCTCAGCTCGCGGGAAAGAAAACTGCATAGAACGACGACAGCAACGGCGAGGGAAGAATCGCAGCGCGACAGAAGGAACGTTTTGCAACGCCTAACGGGAATATTTCTCTGA